The Trichoderma breve strain T069 chromosome 2, whole genome shotgun sequence DNA segment GCAATGCCGAGCCAATCATGGCCGCCACCGCCCACTAAAACAAGCCCCTAGGGCCAACCACGTCGCCGCGTGGCAAAGTCTACAGGTCCAGCCGCAGCGCTACAGGTACCGATACTTTGGCCGGTGCCGGTGTGGAGTGTCCACCTGCCGCCCGAATGCAAGTACAGTACCTGGACAAGTACCGCTCTGGAACACACACACCCTCACCTCAAACCACCATCTTGCGGCCTCGATGGCTACGCTTCCCGCcttgactttttcttcctttcttttcttttttttccctctctaTTCTTCCCCACCTCCTCTTTGATATCGCTTGTGATCCGCTTGGCCATGTCGCCAGGGGAGTCGTGATTAGTGCTTTTCGCATCGTCGGTTCCCCTTCGTGATGCACTTATAATAGGCCTTACATTCCTCACCCTGTCTCAACTTATATCCGCTTCCAGCCCCAGCCGCGCCCCGGACCTCCCGCTTCTTCCGGAACCTGGGCCTGTCGACATCTGTCGTTCGTTCTTCTCGTTCTTTTTCATGAAGGTCTTCCTGCACGACATTtattccctcttcttccaacaGACATTCGCCGTCATCCTTTGTTCGCAGCCTTACCAGATCGATCGTCATTCCACATCATAGCCACCTCGAACAGTCCAGCTGACCGTCCTCGGCTCCCGGCAATCGTGCTTTATAAACCGTCCACCACCCAGCTACCTATATCCACCTCGATCAACACGCATATACTTCGACCTGTCGTTGCCGATCGCTCCGGCGCATCGAAGCCGCCATGTACTGGCTGCGACGCTTCACCATTGTGACGGTGCCGCTGGcgctcatcatcttcgtggCCACATACCTACCTGTTATCCTCGATCCCTCAAACAGAGGCCCTGAGAGTCGCGCTCGTGATAGACTCTGGGTCAGCAGCAGTCCCTACTTCTGGGATCGCCAGGCCTGCCGATGGATTAGTCTTTGTGGCCTGCACCACCTGAGAAGGGACCCTGCCGTGCTCCCGCCCATCCTCGACGACGACCCTGAAGATGAGCTTTTGAGAGTGGAATTGCGTAAGCGCATGGATAGCAAGCGAATGGACCGTAcgtgggaggaggatgctGAGCTCAACGCCCCAAACCCTGAACTGCGAAAAAGCAAGAGGTCCGATATGAAGAGAAACCCAAAGGAGCGACGGAGGATCCTCAGAGACGTTCCCCAATATGTTCTCGATCATGCCCCGCTGGTACACCTCTACTCTGGCGAGCAATTTTGGCCGTCCGACATTCGCGAGCACATCGAGCACATGACTGTCACGGTAGATCATAAACGAGTCAACTTGACCGAGAAAGTATCACTGCACAACCTGCAGGCACTCAACCGCTACGACAACCAGATGGTCACGCTTCACAGCAGAGAGGACGTTGAATCTCGACCAAGTTGGCTCCATAGCCATGATAACCTGCCAAGCCCATTCGATGACCCTGATGCTTCTACGCCGCCTCCCGTAGGGAACGGTAGAAAGCCGCATAGCGAGCCCGACACTTGGTTTGATGTGGACAAGAAGCATCCTGTGCATCGTATCTCGGATCCCCGGAATCATAACGTCCCCGCATATGCTCCCACGCCCAGCCCTGgcaaagagcagcaaaaggTCATTCCGCGCGGCCACAAACCAGATCCCGACGGCTACTCCAAGGCGCCAGCTACTCTTGTCCTTGTGGATAAGGGCTCGGGCATCGT contains these protein-coding regions:
- a CDS encoding vacuolar protein sorting-associated protein 62 domain-containing protein, whose translation is MYWLRRFTIVTVPLALIIFVATYLPVILDPSNRGPESRARDRLWVSSSPYFWDRQACRWISLCGLHHLRRDPAVLPPILDDDPEDELLRVELRKRMDSKRMDRTWEEDAELNAPNPELRKSKRSDMKRNPKERRRILRDVPQYVLDHAPLVHLYSGEQFWPSDIREHIEHMTVTVDHKRVNLTEKVSLHNLQALNRYDNQMVTLHSREDVESRPSWLHSHDNLPSPFDDPDASTPPPVGNGRKPHSEPDTWFDVDKKHPVHRISDPRNHNVPAYAPTPSPGKEQQKVIPRGHKPDPDGYSKAPATLVLVDKGSGIVDAFWFFFYSYNLGQTVIGLRFGNHVGDWEHCMVRFQNGVPRGIFFSEHEGGQAYAWEAIEKRGIRPVIYSAVGSHAMYALPGNHPYVLPFKMLKDVTDKGPLWDPALNNYAYFYDYTLENPKDTIEHEDGIAEQGLTHDTHSFTPAASNPDAPVTWLHYQGRWGDETYTLADMRQWRLFGQYHYVTGPSGPKFKNLERQTLCPARNCRLLYEIDPKGTWYH